A segment of the Calditrichota bacterium genome:
CATTAAATTTTTTTGGGATTGCAGTCGATACATAAGAGGCAAATTCCCAAGAAAGGTTAGCTTAATTAAATAGGTTCTTTTTATGCGATATGGCTTCATTGCAGATGTTCACGGAAATTTGGAAGCCCTGACCGCAGTCCTGGACGATCTCCGGGATCGGAATATAGATGAGATCATATGTCTGGGGGACAGTGTAGGTTACGGCCCGGATCCAAATGCTTGTGTCGCCCTCATTCGGGAAAATACCCGGTATGCGTTATTGGGGAATCACGATTCGGCGGCGATCGGAAAAACAACCCTTCAATATTTTAATCTTTATGCCCGTCAGGCGATCGAATGGACGCGCGAAATTCTGGATGCGGATTCGTATTCTTATTTATCATCGCTGCCCTTGAAGATTATTATTGATGACATGACACTTGTGCATTCAACACCCAAACACCCCGAAGAATGGAATTATTTATTCGACACACGGGATGCTATTGAAAATTTTAACTACTTTCGAACCCGGCTGTGTTTCATTGGACATTCCCATCGGCCCGTGGCTTTTTTTCACGAAGGCGAGCGCTACTGGATTTCTTATGATCCGACACTTTTAAT
Coding sequences within it:
- a CDS encoding metallophosphoesterase family protein, whose product is MRYGFIADVHGNLEALTAVLDDLRDRNIDEIICLGDSVGYGPDPNACVALIRENTRYALLGNHDSAAIGKTTLQYFNLYARQAIEWTREILDADSYSYLSSLPLKIIIDDMTLVHSTPKHPEEWNYLFDTRDAIENFNYFRTRLCFIGHSHRPVAFFHEGERYWISYDPTLLIRPKMRGIINVGSVGQPRDGDPRACYGIYDEEDGEFQYIRVPYDVEKTQAKMRKAGLPDYLIHRLFVGR